The region ATGCACTACTTAACTACATTAAACTAAATACACTTATGTTATAATTTCACAACTATCAAAATAGGATAATTTATGTCAAATCAAAATAATCAAATACTTAAAAATACTAATGCTCAAATTTTAGATGAATTTAATGCTTCTATAATGTTTGATAAAGAGTTATACGCGCAAGATATTGCAGGTTCAATTGCACACTCAAAAATGCTATATACTCAAGGAATATTAACAAAAGAGGAACAAGAAGCAATTGAGAAAGGTCTTCTTCAAGTTAAAGATGAGATTGAGTCGGGTGAATTTAAATTTTCATTAGAAACAGAAGATATTCATATGGCAGTTGAGAGTAGATTAACTGAAATCATTGGAGAACCAGGGAAAAGACTTCATACAGCAAGAAGTAGAAATGATCAAGTTGCTACAGATTTTAGACTATATGTTCAAGATAAAAGTGAAAGTATAAAAGCTCAATTAAAAGAACTAATAAAAGTTTTTGTTGAAGTAGCAGATAAACATACTACAACTTTAATCCCAGGAATGACACACTTACAACATGCTCAACCTTTAAACTTTGGATACCATTTACTTGCTTATGCAAATATGTTCAAAAGAGATTTTGAAAGGTTTGAAAGTTCATATGAGAGAAACAATTTTTCGCCACTTGGAAGTGCTGCATTAGCAGGAACTCCACACAATATTGATCGATTTTTAAGTAGCGAGATACTTGGATTTACTGCTCCAACTTCCCATGCAATGGATACAGTAAGTGATAGAGATTTTGCTTTGGAGATTTTATTTAATATCTCAACTTGTATGATGCATGTTAGTAGAATATCTGAAGAGTTAGTTACTTGGTCTTCATATGAGTTTCAATTTGTTAGAATGAGTGATGAGTATGCAACAACAAGTTCAATTATGCCACAAAAAAAGAACCCTGATGTACCAGAACTATTAAGAGGTAAAACAGGTAGAGTTTATGGAAACTTAATCTCACTACTTACTGTTATGAAAGGTTTACCATTAGCTTACAATAAAGATACACAAGAAGACAAAGAGGGTGTTTTTGATTCAGTTAAAACTGTAGAGATTTCACTTAAAATTTTAACTGAAGTTATAAGAACAATGATTGTAAATGTTGATAAGATGGAAGCAGCTTGTAAAATTGGACACTTAAGTGCAACAGATTTAGCTGACTTTCTAGTTCAAAAACAAAATATGCCATTTAGAACGGCTTATTATATTACAAAAGATGTAGTTGCTTGTGCAAACTCTTTAAACAAAGATATAAGTGAATTAACTTTAGATGAAATTAGAAGTGCAAATGAAGAGTTAAAAAATATTGATGAAGAGATAATCATGTATTTAGATTTAAGAAACTCTATGAACGCACGAACATCATTTGGTGGCACATCAACAATTCAAACAGTTGAACAAATAAAAGTATTTGAAGATTGGTTAAAAAAGGTATAAATATTAGATGAGTTTAACTCATCTAATATTAGTGTAGTAAATGTTGTTTAACAGCTTGATAAAGTGCTTGAATATCAGTTTTACCAATAAAGTCTTCAACTCCAATATTAATCATCTTGTTTTTTACTGCATCAGTTGTCATTGAAGAGTTAACAATAATTGGAATATGACTATATTCATCATTTGTTTTAATAAAAGTTGCCACTTGGAATCCATCAGCTTCTGGCATCTCAATATCTGTTATAATTAGACCTATATCTTCTGGATCTAATTCTTGAATTCTATTAAGTAGTTGTGCCCCATTAATATAGATTTCATAATGTGCTTTAGCTTTTTTGAAAAATTTTGTTAAAACTTCTCTTGCTACATTTGAGTCTTCTGCTGCTAAGATTACTTTAGAAGTGTTAAATGAAGATTCAACATATTTATTTAATACATCATCTCCATCTTCAACCCAACCTAAATCTTTTAACATCTGTTCTGCATTGAAAACTGTACAAAGTTCATCTTTATTATGAACTTTTACATATGTAGTATATGTAATCTTTGAGTTAGTTTCTTCTGAATGTCTTAATTCATCTGTAGTTTTTTCTACAATATCAAGCATGTCTTTTATTAAAAAACCAACTTTTTTATGATTAAACTCACAATATATTATTAGCTTGTACTCTTTTAGATCAAGTTTTTGATGTCCTAACCATGCATCTAGGTTAACTAGTGTAACAGGTTCACCTCTAATCGTTGCTATACCAGCAATAACATCTGTATCAGTTGGTGTATCATTGATAGTTACTTCTTCTGTAATTATGAATGCTTTTACTTTTGCAATATTAATTGCATAAATATTATTGTGACCAGTGTAAAATACAGCTAATTGCTGAACATTTCTTAAATGACCTTGAGTCATTTGTTCAACACTATTGATACCACTCATGAAAACCCTTTATGTGCTTTATTGCTAAATTATATTGCTTTTTTTCTTATACTTAACTTTAAAAAATTATTTTACTTTTTACTGTTTAAGATCTTTTTTACTGTAAGTGAAGCCATCATAAATCCAAATGAGCCTGTAACCGCTTCAAAACTCCCCTTTTCTAGACAGTTTGGATTCTCACTAGAAAATACAACTTTAAATTTTTTCTTAAATCCTCTTTGTTTTAATTCGTATCTTATTTTTCTAATAAATGGGTCATTATACGTTTCCCAAATTGATTTATACTCTATTTTACTAGGATCTAACCTTTTTGCACTTCCGCTTGTAGTGATAACTTTATTATAATATCTCTGTATAAGATGAACTTTAGGTTTAATATCATCTATAGCATCTAAAATTAAATCATATTGAGAAAAATCAAATTTATCAATCCATTCAGGTGTAATTTTTTCATTTATAGCTGTGACTTCAGGATATTTTTCTTTTAAAGAATCAACTTTTACTTTTCCTATATTTCCATGGCTTCCTAATTGTCTATTCATATTTGATTCTTCATAAGTATCAAAATCAACGATTGTGATGTCTGTAATTCCAGTATTATATAATGAATCCAAAGCAAAACTTCCAACACCTCCTACACCTAGAAGAATAAGTTTTGTATTTTGAAATTTTTTGAAGTTTTCTTCTCCAAAAAGTTTTAAGGTACGGTCATATCTTTGCATATCTACTCTTTTATAAAAATTTCGGTATTATATCAAATTAAATCAAAACATAAATTTATAAATAGGAGGCTTCATGGATAAAGAGCCAATGACAAGAGTAGGATACGAAAAAATTACAAATGAATTAGATTTTTTGAAAAGTAAAGAAAGACCTGAAACTGTAATTGCACTTGATGAAGCAAGACAACTTGGTGACTTAAAAGAGAATGCAGAATATCATGCTGCAAAAGATAAATTAGCTTTAATTGATTCACAAATTAGGGAATTAGGTTCAATTATTTCTAAAGCTGTAATTATTGATCCTGAAAGTTTGCCTCATGATAAAGTAAGTTTTGGATCAACAGTTGAGTTAGTTGATGTGGATACAGAAGAAGAGTTTGAGTATTCAATTGTTGGTGGAGTTGAATCAAATGCAGAGAATGGAATGATATCTTTTAATTCCCCTTTAGCAAAACAACTATTAGGTAAAGAAGAGGGGGATGAAATAACTGCTACTTTGCCAGGTGGACAAAAAACATTTGAAGTATTAAGTGTTATGTATAAGGAGCTAAAGTTATAATGAATGTAGCAATAATTGGAGCAAGTGGATATACAGGGTTAGAGTTAATAAAAATATTAATTAATCATTCAAAATTTAATATAACATATATAGCAAACTCTACAGGAGAACAAAATGTTCAAGAACTTCATCCTTGTTTAAAAGATGTTATTAATGCGCAAGTTCAAAAAGCAGATGCAAAAGAGGTTAGTAAAGTTGCCAATTTAGCATTTTTGGCGTTACCTCATAAAACTTCAATGTCTTTTGCAAAAGAACTTTTAGAGCTTGGTGTTAAAGTTGTAGATTTAAGTGCAGATTATAGACTTGAACTTGAAACTTATGAAAAACACTATTGCCCTCATGAAGATAAAGAGCATATTAATGAATCAGTATATGGTTTACCTGAATACTATTCAAAGGATTTAAAAGGTGCAAGTTTAGTAGCAAATCCTGGGTGTTTTCCTACAGCAGCCTTATTAGCACTTTTACCTTTTATAGACTATATTGATACAAATGCACAAATTTTTATTGATGCAAAAACAGGTATGAGTGGAGCTGGAAAAGGTTTAAAAGAGGTTACACATTTTGGACATTTAAATGAAAATTGCCATGCTTATAACCCATTTAAACACAGACATATGCCAGAGATTGAAGAAAAAGTAAAATTACTTAAAGATGTGGATTGTCAAATCAATTTTGTTCCTCATCTTTTACCTATTACAAGAGGTATGTTAGTTTCTGTATTTGCAACACTTAAAGATGATGTAAATGTAGAAAAAATTTTAGAAGATAGTTATAAGAATTCAGAATTTGTAAGAGTTCGAGATGAAGCAGTAGATTTAAAATCAACTGCAGGAACAAATTTTTGTGATATTTTTGTAGCTAAAAATGGCAAAGCATTATTTGTTAATTCATCTATTGACAATTTATTAAGAGGTGCTTCTTCCCAAGCAGTTGTAAATGCAAATTTAATGTGTGGATATGAAGAAGGTGAAGGAATCCCTAAAATAGCCTATGTACCTTAAAATTAAAGATGATGCTATTTTTGTAGCAGATGCACATTATAATGAGAAAAAAACTCAATTTTTAACTTTTCTTAAAAAGTTAGATTCTGGAGTGATTCGAACATCTCAACTTTTTTTGATGGGTGATATGTTTGATTTTATTTCAGGTGAGAGTGAATATTTTATAAATAGGAATAACGACTTAATTGAATTAATAAATAAACTTTCAAAAATTATAGAGATTGTTTATTTAGAGGGAAATCATGATTATAATATGAATATGCTTTTCCCTCAAGTATTAGTTATCAAAAGAGAAAATCAGCCTATAACTACAAAATATAAAGAAAATAGTGTAGAGATAGCTCATGGAGATATATTTACTCCATGGCATTATGATTTATATTGTAAAATAATAAGAAATCATTCTTTGTTGGTTTTTTTAAATATGCTTGATTTTAATTATTTTATTTCAAAAAAAATATATTATACACTTATTAAAAAAGAGATTTGTTTTAAAATGAAAAATTTTAATGAATTTGCAAAAAAAAGATTATCAAATTATAAAAGTGATATTGTAATAGAGGGACATTTTCATCAAGGAAAAACTTATAAAGATGATAAACAATTATATGTAAATGTTCCATCATTATGTTGTGAAGATAGTTATTTTAGACTAAATAAAGTTTTTACAAA is a window of Halarcobacter sp. DNA encoding:
- the argH gene encoding argininosuccinate lyase: MSNQNNQILKNTNAQILDEFNASIMFDKELYAQDIAGSIAHSKMLYTQGILTKEEQEAIEKGLLQVKDEIESGEFKFSLETEDIHMAVESRLTEIIGEPGKRLHTARSRNDQVATDFRLYVQDKSESIKAQLKELIKVFVEVADKHTTTLIPGMTHLQHAQPLNFGYHLLAYANMFKRDFERFESSYERNNFSPLGSAALAGTPHNIDRFLSSEILGFTAPTSHAMDTVSDRDFALEILFNISTCMMHVSRISEELVTWSSYEFQFVRMSDEYATTSSIMPQKKNPDVPELLRGKTGRVYGNLISLLTVMKGLPLAYNKDTQEDKEGVFDSVKTVEISLKILTEVIRTMIVNVDKMEAACKIGHLSATDLADFLVQKQNMPFRTAYYITKDVVACANSLNKDISELTLDEIRSANEELKNIDEEIIMYLDLRNSMNARTSFGGTSTIQTVEQIKVFEDWLKKV
- a CDS encoding response regulator, whose amino-acid sequence is MSGINSVEQMTQGHLRNVQQLAVFYTGHNNIYAINIAKVKAFIITEEVTINDTPTDTDVIAGIATIRGEPVTLVNLDAWLGHQKLDLKEYKLIIYCEFNHKKVGFLIKDMLDIVEKTTDELRHSEETNSKITYTTYVKVHNKDELCTVFNAEQMLKDLGWVEDGDDVLNKYVESSFNTSKVILAAEDSNVAREVLTKFFKKAKAHYEIYINGAQLLNRIQELDPEDIGLIITDIEMPEADGFQVATFIKTNDEYSHIPIIVNSSMTTDAVKNKMINIGVEDFIGKTDIQALYQAVKQHLLH
- a CDS encoding tRNA threonylcarbamoyladenosine dehydratase, with product MQRYDRTLKLFGEENFKKFQNTKLILLGVGGVGSFALDSLYNTGITDITIVDFDTYEESNMNRQLGSHGNIGKVKVDSLKEKYPEVTAINEKITPEWIDKFDFSQYDLILDAIDDIKPKVHLIQRYYNKVITTSGSAKRLDPSKIEYKSIWETYNDPFIRKIRYELKQRGFKKKFKVVFSSENPNCLEKGSFEAVTGSFGFMMASLTVKKILNSKK
- the greA gene encoding transcription elongation factor GreA produces the protein MDKEPMTRVGYEKITNELDFLKSKERPETVIALDEARQLGDLKENAEYHAAKDKLALIDSQIRELGSIISKAVIIDPESLPHDKVSFGSTVELVDVDTEEEFEYSIVGGVESNAENGMISFNSPLAKQLLGKEEGDEITATLPGGQKTFEVLSVMYKELKL
- the argC gene encoding N-acetyl-gamma-glutamyl-phosphate reductase, producing the protein MNVAIIGASGYTGLELIKILINHSKFNITYIANSTGEQNVQELHPCLKDVINAQVQKADAKEVSKVANLAFLALPHKTSMSFAKELLELGVKVVDLSADYRLELETYEKHYCPHEDKEHINESVYGLPEYYSKDLKGASLVANPGCFPTAALLALLPFIDYIDTNAQIFIDAKTGMSGAGKGLKEVTHFGHLNENCHAYNPFKHRHMPEIEEKVKLLKDVDCQINFVPHLLPITRGMLVSVFATLKDDVNVEKILEDSYKNSEFVRVRDEAVDLKSTAGTNFCDIFVAKNGKALFVNSSIDNLLRGASSQAVVNANLMCGYEEGEGIPKIAYVP
- a CDS encoding UDP-2,3-diacylglucosamine diphosphatase → MYLKIKDDAIFVADAHYNEKKTQFLTFLKKLDSGVIRTSQLFLMGDMFDFISGESEYFINRNNDLIELINKLSKIIEIVYLEGNHDYNMNMLFPQVLVIKRENQPITTKYKENSVEIAHGDIFTPWHYDLYCKIIRNHSLLVFLNMLDFNYFISKKIYYTLIKKEICFKMKNFNEFAKKRLSNYKSDIVIEGHFHQGKTYKDDKQLYVNVPSLCCEDSYFRLNKVFTKEDL